A single region of the Paroceanicella profunda genome encodes:
- a CDS encoding AAA family ATPase: MAERLWPGTHDDTEALTRDSDTELLRAAMPGQGYSVLLRVALSGAGAEALLRQEFALAPRLDPAWAAQPLDFTRMGARPALRSADPGGRPLGDLLVAPMGMALRLRLGSGMIAAVAAMHVQGLRHGDIRPANLLCQDSGAVHLLGFGHAGPDIAPARPDVDLAPDSLPWMAPERTGRLHAPLDRRADLYSLGVVLYELLGGAPPLVARDAAEWLHCHLARSPVDLATRAPELPVGLVRVVHRLLAKAPEERFADGEAVQAEWERSLPGRQPGPRRAASPDRPRPLVPAQLHGRAGELAAISAAFEQAARREGTTVALVHGVSGIGKSALVRAALRGLVPPRGLFAAGKFDQYARGAPYATLSQAFGQLITGILGRPRAEREVWADALRRALGPAAAVIAPVAPGLELLLGPLPSAPDLPPEQATARFDHAFRGLISVFARPEHPLALFLDDLQWIDRSTLDLLRRLLHESGPARLLIVAAWRSDEVPIDHPLRGLLGLLRVMPGLEIHDVTVGPLDQGAISGLLSEALHMPRGATDGLAAALGESSNGNPLHILQLLSALTEERVLRPDPSSGQWHWDEAAVRARPAQVVSELFSFRLTRLSEAARSLLLRFACLGGAVETATLASAARLDPARTEALLEEALRDGLVQRRAGGWAFLHDRVQEGAYALAPPRQRAALHLDVGRALAAASGPHPPAERAFAIAAQYTLALPCVTDPADRLELARFYLETARHAQASSACRAAQTYASEGLGLLGPMPGDPGLAFDLGFLRAECAFLDGSAAEALDRLPELAAAARTPTQRGAVAALRITALLALDRSDQAIATCLSYLATQGTMWQPHPSEATARDEYARFLAALDGRPVAALADLPVMEDEASHAMMDVLAAALAPAFFFDEHLVALMLSRMANLTLDRGICHASPLGFAYLGMICGPGFGDYHQAYEYGRLGVALLDRGLVRFRPRVLMTFAYHVAPWTRPVRSERALLLRAFEEARESGDITYGGFTSVTLVSSMLWAGERLEQVQRTAEARLHYVRQVQFGLCADILTSQIQMTRALRGLTRDPGSFAARAFDEAAFEARLTDNPSLAIAACWHWIRKLQLRVIAGDAAGAVEAALLAEPLLWTTSGHLEMAEYHFHAALAHAGLAARSGAELHRARLARHLVQLDRWAEVNPGDFRARASLVHAESARISGFREEAMRLYDRAIMDARRQDAPQVEALAAERAAQFHASQGLPGLEAACLRDARAAWERWGALGKVWRMDVQRPDLSPDAAETDSAPVALPGTDIAALQRGSQAVAGPGGFAELAPTLLELVLEHAGASRALLFVVSGASLRVETEVQARPDGVRTRRIAPGDAPPLPWNLVEACAAEARVIRIDDAHTPGPFAADPYWSAATTRALLCLPLLRRGRTVGVILLENDLAAQAFPPARVDLLRLLASQAAEVIEVASLEEKDALLKEVHHRVKNNLQLIMSLLSLQAGRIEDPATAMLFADARDRVRSMAFVHESLYRLGNFASAPMRPQLEAICAQLLRAYAPPDGTVDLRTDLEDLQLDLDRAVPCGLIVNELVSNALKHAFPDGRRGLVLVMLKRRGAEIAITVRDDGAGLAPEVDIAGAQTLGLQLVCDLTEQLRGRIEIRRGPGVAAEPAPGGPGEDGQGPRPALPAAGAVPPRPVPRPGAPPLADRLPGVPLRSGTEITVTFHAGEQMT; the protein is encoded by the coding sequence CCTGGGCCGCCCAGCCGCTGGACTTCACCCGGATGGGCGCCCGCCCGGCCCTGCGCAGCGCGGATCCGGGCGGGAGGCCGCTGGGGGACCTGCTCGTGGCGCCGATGGGCATGGCGCTGCGCCTGCGCCTCGGCAGCGGGATGATCGCGGCGGTGGCGGCTATGCACGTCCAGGGCCTGCGCCATGGCGACATCCGTCCGGCCAACCTGCTGTGCCAGGACAGCGGCGCGGTGCACTTGCTCGGCTTCGGCCACGCCGGGCCGGACATTGCGCCGGCGCGGCCGGATGTGGATCTGGCGCCGGACAGTCTGCCCTGGATGGCACCGGAACGCACCGGCCGCCTGCATGCGCCGCTGGACCGGCGGGCCGATCTCTATTCCCTTGGCGTGGTGCTCTACGAGCTGCTCGGCGGTGCGCCGCCCTTGGTCGCGCGCGACGCGGCGGAGTGGCTGCATTGCCACCTGGCGCGTAGCCCGGTGGATCTCGCCACCCGGGCGCCGGAGCTGCCCGTCGGCCTGGTGCGCGTGGTGCACCGGCTGCTCGCCAAGGCGCCGGAGGAGCGGTTCGCCGACGGGGAAGCGGTGCAGGCGGAATGGGAGCGCAGCCTGCCGGGGCGGCAGCCCGGGCCGCGGCGCGCCGCCTCGCCCGACCGGCCCCGGCCGCTGGTGCCGGCGCAACTGCACGGGCGGGCAGGGGAGCTCGCCGCGATTTCCGCCGCCTTCGAGCAGGCCGCGCGGCGCGAGGGGACCACCGTTGCGCTGGTGCATGGGGTGTCGGGCATCGGAAAATCGGCGCTGGTGCGCGCGGCGCTGCGCGGCCTGGTGCCGCCGCGCGGGTTGTTCGCGGCCGGCAAGTTCGACCAGTACGCCCGCGGCGCGCCCTATGCCACGCTCTCGCAGGCCTTCGGGCAGCTGATCACCGGGATCCTGGGCCGCCCGCGGGCGGAGCGCGAGGTCTGGGCGGATGCCTTGCGCCGCGCTCTCGGGCCGGCCGCGGCGGTGATCGCTCCGGTCGCGCCGGGGCTGGAGCTGCTGCTCGGGCCGCTCCCCTCCGCGCCGGACCTTCCGCCGGAACAGGCCACCGCGCGCTTCGATCATGCGTTTCGCGGGCTGATCTCGGTCTTCGCGCGCCCCGAGCATCCGCTGGCGCTGTTCCTCGACGACCTGCAGTGGATCGACCGGTCCACGCTCGACCTGCTGCGCCGCCTGCTCCACGAGTCCGGGCCGGCGCGGCTGCTGATCGTCGCGGCATGGCGCAGCGACGAGGTGCCGATCGACCACCCGCTGCGCGGCCTGCTCGGGCTGCTGCGCGTCATGCCGGGCCTCGAGATCCATGACGTGACCGTCGGTCCGCTCGACCAGGGCGCGATCAGCGGGCTGCTCTCCGAGGCGCTGCACATGCCGCGCGGGGCCACGGACGGCCTTGCGGCCGCGCTGGGGGAGAGCAGCAACGGCAACCCGCTGCACATCCTGCAATTGCTCTCCGCCCTGACCGAGGAGCGCGTGTTGCGCCCGGACCCGTCGAGCGGCCAGTGGCACTGGGATGAGGCCGCGGTGCGCGCGCGCCCGGCGCAGGTGGTGAGCGAGCTGTTCTCGTTCCGGCTCACCCGGCTGTCGGAGGCGGCGCGCAGCCTGCTGCTGCGCTTCGCCTGTCTCGGCGGCGCGGTGGAAACCGCGACCCTGGCCTCCGCCGCCCGGCTGGACCCGGCCCGCACCGAGGCACTGCTGGAGGAAGCGCTACGCGACGGGCTCGTCCAGCGCCGGGCCGGCGGCTGGGCCTTCCTGCATGACCGGGTGCAGGAGGGGGCCTATGCGCTGGCCCCGCCGCGACAGCGCGCCGCGCTGCACCTGGACGTGGGCCGGGCGCTGGCCGCGGCCTCCGGGCCGCATCCCCCGGCGGAGCGCGCCTTCGCCATCGCCGCGCAATACACTCTCGCCCTGCCATGCGTGACCGATCCGGCCGACCGGCTGGAGCTGGCGCGCTTCTATCTCGAGACCGCACGCCACGCCCAGGCGTCCAGCGCCTGCCGGGCCGCGCAGACCTATGCCTCCGAAGGGCTGGGGCTGCTGGGCCCGATGCCAGGAGACCCGGGCCTCGCCTTCGACCTGGGGTTCCTGCGCGCCGAATGCGCCTTCCTCGACGGGTCGGCCGCCGAGGCGCTGGACCGCCTGCCGGAGCTGGCCGCCGCGGCGCGCACCCCCACCCAGCGCGGCGCGGTGGCGGCACTGCGCATCACGGCGCTGCTGGCGCTGGACCGTTCCGACCAGGCCATCGCCACCTGCCTCAGCTATCTCGCCACCCAGGGCACGATGTGGCAGCCGCACCCGTCCGAGGCCACGGCGCGCGACGAATATGCCCGCTTCCTCGCCGCGCTGGACGGCCGGCCCGTGGCCGCGCTCGCCGATCTGCCGGTGATGGAGGACGAGGCCTCGCATGCGATGATGGACGTGCTCGCCGCCGCGCTGGCGCCGGCTTTCTTCTTCGACGAGCATCTCGTGGCGCTCATGCTGTCGCGCATGGCCAATCTCACGCTGGACCGCGGGATCTGCCATGCGTCGCCGCTGGGCTTTGCCTATCTGGGGATGATCTGCGGCCCGGGCTTCGGCGATTACCATCAGGCCTATGAGTATGGCCGGCTGGGCGTGGCGCTGCTCGACCGCGGGCTGGTGCGCTTCCGGCCCCGGGTGCTGATGACCTTCGCCTATCACGTGGCACCCTGGACGCGGCCCGTGCGCTCCGAACGTGCCCTGCTGCTGCGCGCCTTCGAGGAAGCGCGTGAGAGCGGCGACATCACCTATGGCGGCTTCACCTCGGTTACGCTGGTGAGCTCGATGCTCTGGGCGGGGGAGCGGCTGGAGCAGGTCCAGCGCACGGCGGAGGCCCGGCTGCACTACGTGCGGCAGGTGCAGTTCGGCCTCTGCGCCGACATCCTCACCAGCCAGATCCAGATGACCCGGGCGCTGCGCGGCCTCACCCGCGACCCCGGGAGCTTCGCCGCCCGCGCCTTCGACGAGGCGGCCTTCGAGGCCCGGCTCACCGACAATCCCAGTCTCGCCATTGCCGCCTGCTGGCACTGGATCCGCAAGCTGCAGCTTCGGGTGATCGCGGGGGATGCGGCCGGTGCCGTGGAGGCCGCGCTGCTGGCCGAGCCGCTGCTGTGGACCACGTCCGGCCACCTGGAAATGGCGGAGTACCACTTCCACGCCGCGCTCGCGCATGCCGGGCTGGCGGCGCGCAGCGGGGCGGAGCTGCACCGGGCCCGGCTGGCGCGCCACCTCGTCCAGCTGGACCGCTGGGCGGAGGTGAACCCCGGCGACTTCCGTGCCCGCGCCAGCCTGGTCCATGCCGAGAGCGCCCGGATCTCCGGCTTCCGCGAGGAGGCGATGCGGCTCTACGACCGCGCGATCATGGACGCGCGCCGGCAGGACGCGCCCCAGGTGGAGGCACTGGCCGCCGAACGCGCCGCGCAGTTCCACGCCTCCCAGGGACTGCCGGGGCTGGAGGCTGCCTGCCTGCGCGACGCGCGCGCCGCATGGGAGCGCTGGGGCGCCCTCGGCAAGGTGTGGCGCATGGACGTGCAGCGGCCCGACCTCAGCCCGGACGCCGCGGAAACCGACAGCGCGCCGGTCGCCCTGCCGGGCACGGACATCGCCGCCCTGCAGCGCGGCTCGCAGGCGGTGGCCGGGCCCGGCGGTTTCGCCGAGCTGGCGCCCACGCTGCTCGAACTGGTGCTCGAACATGCCGGCGCCTCGCGCGCGCTGCTGTTCGTCGTCTCCGGCGCCAGCCTGCGCGTGGAGACCGAGGTGCAGGCCAGGCCCGACGGCGTGCGCACCCGGCGGATCGCCCCCGGCGACGCGCCGCCGCTGCCGTGGAACCTGGTGGAGGCCTGTGCCGCGGAGGCGAGGGTGATCCGCATCGACGACGCCCACACCCCCGGGCCCTTCGCCGCCGACCCCTACTGGAGCGCGGCCACGACCCGCGCGCTGCTGTGCCTGCCGCTGCTGCGCCGCGGGCGCACGGTGGGCGTGATCCTGCTGGAGAACGACCTCGCCGCGCAGGCCTTCCCGCCGGCCCGGGTGGACCTGCTGCGCCTGCTCGCCTCGCAGGCCGCGGAGGTGATCGAGGTGGCGAGCCTGGAGGAGAAGGACGCCCTGCTCAAGGAGGTCCACCACCGGGTGAAGAACAACCTGCAGCTCATCATGAGCCTGCTGAGCCTGCAGGCCGGGCGCATCGAGGACCCCGCGACGGCGATGCTCTTCGCCGATGCCCGGGACCGGGTGCGCTCCATGGCCTTCGTGCACGAGAGCCTGTACCGGCTGGGGAATTTCGCCAGCGCCCCGATGCGCCCGCAACTGGAGGCGATCTGCGCCCAGCTCCTCCGCGCCTATGCGCCGCCCGACGGCACGGTCGACCTGCGCACGGACCTGGAGGACCTGCAGCTCGATCTCGACCGCGCGGTGCCCTGCGGGCTGATCGTGAACGAACTGGTCTCCAACGCGCTGAAGCACGCCTTCCCCGACGGGCGGCGCGGCCTCGTGCTGGTCATGCTGAAGCGGCGGGGCGCGGAGATCGCCATCACCGTGCGCGATGACGGCGCGGGGCTGGCACCGGAGGTCGACATCGCCGGGGCGCAGACGCTCGGGCTGCAACTGGTCTGCGATCTCACGGAGCAGCTGCGCGGCCGCATCGAGATCCGCCGTGGCCCCGGGGTGGCGGCGGAGCCCGCACCCGGCGGGCCCGGGGAGGACGGGCAGGGCCCCCGACCGGCTCTGCCCGCCGCCGGGGCCGTCCCGCCCCGGCCCGTGCCCCGTCCTGGCGCGCCCCCCCTTGCGGACCGGCTCCCGGGCGTGCCACTTCGCAGCGGTACCGAGATTACCGTGACCTTTCACGCCGGAGAGCAGATGACATGA
- a CDS encoding response regulator, with protein sequence MTSARILIVEDDRVVRRDLQQQLSRLGHRVVGASATGEEAITLAAAHAPDLVLMDIRLEGRVDGIEAARQIRDAHRIPIIYLTAYADDETVRRAAVTEPFGYLLKPFEEPQMRTVIQMALYKRDAEARLRLTERRYAATLAGIGDGVISCDGTGQVDYMNPVAERLTGWVAAAAAGRPIAEVMPVRDAETGATLAGLASLVLAGSAPPESRPRPAPAGPGPARGDVPPFPADPSPAYLPPAPGAGAQTGSGAAEGDRALERSVLLLPREGMPVAIEERGAPLLDDLGHPAGAVITFTDLTQRRQVANALRQAKADLAHISRVTLMGELAAAVAHEVNQPLMAIAANAGACLRWLSDDRPAIDKARVATERIVRDADRAGEVVRSIRALARRTRSRAGDVDLGALVRETLTLVRAELQRASVATDLAVAPGLPVLHGDRVQLQQVFLNLVVNAIEAMATVADRPRELRIELDARAGEAIIRVIDSGTGLPPDAVPQIFNAFFTTKPEGTGMGLSISRSIVELHGGRLSGSPRSPFGSIFEVALPIRPGGPAT encoded by the coding sequence ATGACCAGCGCCCGCATCCTGATCGTGGAAGATGACCGCGTGGTGCGCCGGGACCTTCAGCAGCAGCTCTCCCGGCTCGGCCACCGGGTCGTCGGCGCCTCCGCCACGGGGGAGGAGGCGATCACCCTGGCGGCCGCCCATGCGCCGGACCTCGTGCTGATGGACATCCGGCTCGAGGGCCGGGTGGACGGTATCGAGGCCGCCCGGCAGATCCGCGATGCGCACCGGATCCCGATCATCTATCTCACGGCCTACGCGGATGACGAAACCGTCCGCCGTGCCGCCGTCACCGAGCCGTTCGGCTATCTCCTCAAGCCCTTCGAGGAGCCGCAGATGCGCACCGTCATCCAGATGGCGCTCTACAAGCGCGACGCGGAAGCGCGGCTGCGGCTGACCGAGCGCCGCTACGCCGCCACGCTGGCGGGCATCGGGGACGGGGTGATCTCCTGCGACGGCACGGGCCAGGTGGATTACATGAACCCGGTGGCAGAACGCCTCACCGGCTGGGTCGCCGCGGCCGCCGCCGGCCGGCCCATCGCCGAGGTGATGCCGGTGCGCGACGCGGAAACCGGCGCCACGCTTGCCGGCCTCGCCTCCCTGGTCCTCGCCGGCTCCGCGCCGCCGGAGAGCCGTCCGCGCCCCGCTCCCGCCGGGCCCGGGCCGGCGCGGGGCGACGTTCCCCCGTTTCCGGCCGATCCCAGCCCGGCATACCTTCCCCCCGCGCCCGGCGCGGGCGCGCAGACGGGCTCCGGCGCAGCGGAGGGGGACAGGGCGCTCGAACGCAGTGTGCTGCTGCTGCCGCGCGAGGGCATGCCGGTGGCGATCGAGGAGCGCGGGGCCCCGCTGCTCGACGATCTCGGCCACCCCGCCGGGGCAGTGATCACCTTCACCGACCTCACCCAGCGCCGGCAGGTGGCCAACGCCCTGCGCCAGGCGAAGGCCGACCTCGCCCATATCTCGCGGGTCACGCTGATGGGGGAGCTGGCCGCCGCGGTGGCGCATGAGGTGAACCAGCCGCTGATGGCGATCGCGGCCAATGCCGGGGCCTGCCTGCGCTGGCTCTCCGACGACCGCCCGGCCATCGACAAGGCCCGTGTCGCCACCGAGCGCATCGTGCGTGACGCCGACCGGGCCGGCGAGGTGGTCCGCTCCATCCGCGCGCTGGCGCGGCGCACCCGCTCGCGGGCGGGCGACGTCGACCTCGGCGCCCTCGTGCGGGAGACGCTGACCCTCGTGCGGGCCGAGCTGCAGCGCGCCTCGGTGGCCACCGACCTCGCCGTCGCGCCCGGCCTGCCGGTGCTGCACGGTGACCGGGTGCAGCTTCAGCAGGTGTTCCTCAACCTCGTGGTCAACGCGATAGAGGCGATGGCCACGGTGGCCGACCGCCCGCGCGAGCTGCGCATCGAGCTGGACGCCCGCGCCGGGGAGGCGATCATCCGGGTGATCGACAGCGGCACCGGCCTGCCGCCGGACGCGGTTCCGCAGATCTTCAACGCCTTCTTCACCACGAAGCCCGAGGGCACCGGCATGGGCCTGTCGATCAGCCGCTCCATCGTGGAGCTGCACGGCGGGCGGCTCTCGGGCTCGCCTCGCAGCCCGTTCGGGAGTATATTCGAGGTTGCGCTGCCGATCCGCCCGGGAGGCCCCGCCACATGA